From the genome of Excalfactoria chinensis isolate bCotChi1 chromosome 14, bCotChi1.hap2, whole genome shotgun sequence, one region includes:
- the ABCC6 gene encoding ATP-binding cassette sub-family C member 6 gives MAAGRLCGSREGSAGLWDWNQTWYTNSPRFTWCFENTVLAWIPCAYLWICFPFYYSYLRHKNKGYIRMSHIFKIKMILGFLLVILCFSNVFFVMWEISQGIPRTPAFLISPAVLGITMILAMFLTQAERMMGIRSSGIMLIYWLLTFLSALVMFSSKIQHGLERGFLEDFFHHVATYLYASLVLGELVLFCLVDHPPFFSKAVNSSNQCPEASSSFLSKITYWWFSGLVWKGCRQSLGVDDLWSVRKKDSSEEIVAWAEKEWKKYNKRMKQKMESATFKKSQKTGTDIAEAEETEVLLQSEHSQSGPLLQAFWSMFGTYFLLGTLCLVICDVFLFSIPKILSLFLEFIEDQEAPSWHGYFYAFILVLLACLQTLFEQRYMYMCLVLGLRLKTAVTGLVYRKILIMSNASRKTVTVGEIVNLVSVDVQKLMDLIIYFNGTWLAPIRIIICFVFLWQLLGPSALASIAVFLFLLPLNFMITKRRSHFQEAQMKHKDERAKLTNAILSDIKVIKLYGWEKTFMAKVHAIRRQELQALKRSQILFSASLASFHSSTFLIAFVMFAVYTLVDNTHVLDAQKAFVSLTLINILNTAHSFLPFSINAAVQAKVSLKRLAAFLNLEDLNPESSNRNTSDCVPASIIIRNGTFCWSKDTSPCLRRIDLTVPQGSLLAVVGQVGAGKSSLLSALLGDLEKMDGCVTMKGTAAYVPQQAWIQNASVEDNILFGKEMDETWFNRVVDACALQPDLESFPAGQKSEIGEKGINISGGQKQRVSLARAVYQRSSIYLLDDPLSAVDAHVGQHIFEHVLGPNGLLKDKTRVLVTHMISILHQVDNIVVLVDGMIAEIGSYQELSQRNGAFAEFLQSHNTAEEKVCSGFPATGGIRDTVTSRKNPSGDKLFSDNSVKSPAMGRETIPVSQGCTTAEVTEGRLTRGEKTQQGRVNTSVYAAYLRATGLPLCVYIILLFTCQQGVSFFRGYWLSVWTEDPVHNGTQQHTELRVGVFGALGVIQAVVRFVSTAAVFLGGVSASHKLFLQLLRNVARSPTVFFEETPIGNLLNRFSKEMDAIDSIIPDKLKSLLGFLFNLLEIYLVIIVATPKAAIAIVPLTAFYAVFQHFYVTTSCQLRRMEAASRSPIYSHISETFHGSSVIRAYKDQERFIMKSNSLVDENLRICFPGAVADRWLAANLEFLGNGVVLFAALFAAIGRTHLSPGTAGFSISYALQITGVLNWMVRSWTEIENNIVSVERVSEYSRTPKEAPWTLNNKLQGQVWLTEGRIEFRNYSLRYRPNLELALKHINLTINGKEKIGITGRTGAGKSTLAAGLLRLVEAAEGAILIDGQDIAQLGLHDLRMKITVIPQDPVLFSGTLRMNLDPLNQYTDADIWTALELTQLKNFVADLPEQLEYKCTDQGENLSTGQKQLVCLARALLQKAKVLILDEATAAIDIETDLQIQSALRTRFKENTVLTIAHRINTIMDCDRILVLDNGQIAEFDTPKQLIAQKGLFYKLMEESGLA, from the exons ATGGCGGCGGGCCGGCTGTGCGGCTCCCGGGAGGGCTCGGCCGGGCTGTGG GACTGGAACCAGACGTGGTACACCAACAGCCCAAGATTTACCTGGTGTTTTGAGAACACAGTCCTTGCTTGGATCCCCTGTGCCTATCTGTGGATCTGTTTTCCCTTCTACTACTCGTATCTTCGACACAAAAACAAAGGCTATATCAGGATGTCCCACATCTTCAAAATCAAAATG ATCCTTGGATTCCTCCTGGTAATACTGTGTTTTTCCAACGTCTTCTTTGTAATGTGGGAAATAAGCCAAGGAATCCCTCGGACTCCAGCATTCCTCATtagccctgcagtgctggggatcACAATG ATCCTCGCCATGTTCCTTACCCAAGCAGAAAGAATGATGGGCATCCGGTCTTCAGGCATCATGTTGATTTACTGGCTGCTCACGTTCTTGTCTGCACTTGTGATGTTTAGTTCCAAAATCCAGCATGGCCTGGAAAGA GGGTTCTTGGAAGACTTTTTCCACCATGTTGCCACTTACCTTTATGCTAGCCTGGTGCTTGGAGAGCTTGTGTTATTCTGCTTAGTCGATCACCCTCCCTTCTTCTCTAAAGCTGTCAACAGTTCT AATCAGTGTCCAGAAGCCAGCAGCTCTTTTCTGTCCAAAATCACATACTGGTGGTTCTCTGG GCTTGTCTGGAAAGGCTGTCGGCAGTCTTTGGGGGTGGATGACCTGTGGTCAGTGAGGAAAAAGGACTCCTCTGAAGAAATTGTTGCCTGGGCTGAGAAGGAGTGGAAGAAATATAACAAGAGAATGAAGCA aaaaatgGAGTCTGCTACTTTTAAAAAGAGTCAGAAAACTGGAACTGATATTGCAGAAGCTGAAGAGACAGAGGTTCTACTGCAGTCAGAGCACAGTCAGAGTGGGCCATTGCTGCAAGCATTTTGGAGCATGTTTGGAACCTATTTCCTACTCGGCACCCTCTGCTTAGTTATCTGTGACGTCTTCTTGTTCTCCATCCCAAAGATACTGAG CCTTTTCCTTGAGTTCATTGAAGATCAAGAAGCCCCTAGCTGGCATGGTTATTTCTATGCCTTCATTCTGGTTCTTTTAGCTTGCCTCCAGACTCTGTTTGAACAACGATATATGTACATGTGTCTCGTTCTGGGTCTGAGACTGAAAACTGCAGTAACAGGGCTTGTATACAGGAAG ATCCTAATCATGTCAAATGCATCAAGGAAAACAGTAACAGTAGGTGAAATTGTTAATCTGGTGTCTGTTGATGTCCAAAAGCTAATGGATCTCATTATCTATTTTAATGGAACCTGGCTTGCTCCTATTCGGATTATCATCTGCTTTGTCTTCTTGTGGCAG CTCCTTGGGCCATCGGCTTTGGCTTCAATCGctgtattcctttttcttttgcctctgAATTTTATGATCACCAAAAGGAGGAGTCATTTCCAG GAGGCCCAGATGAAGCATAAAGATGAGCGGGCCAAACTTACCAATGCCATTCTTAGTGACATTAAAGTAATCAAGCTCTACGGGTGGGAAAAAACCTTCATGGCGAAAGTGCATGCTATCCGGAGGCAAGAACTTCAGGCTCTAAAAAGATCTCAGATTCTCTTTTCAGCATCTCTAGCTTCTTTCCACTCATCAACTTTCCTG ATTGCATTTGTCATGTTTGCTGTCTACACACTGGTGGATAACACACACGTCCTGGATGCTCAGAAGGCCTTTGTATCTTTAACACTGATCAACATTCTCAACACTGCACACTCTTTCCTGCCATTCTCCATAAATGCTGCTGTCCAG GCCAAAGTTTCTTTAAAACGCTTAGCGGCTTTTCTGAATCTGGAAGACCTGAATCCTGAAAGCTCAAACAGAAACACTTCTGACTGTG TTCCAGCAAGTATCATCATAAGAAATGGAACTTTCTGCTGGAGCAAAGACACTTCTCCTTGTCTTAGAAG GATAGATCTTACCGTGCCACAAGGCTCCTTGCTTGCTGTAGTTGGCCAAGTGGGTGCTGGAAAGTCCTCCTTGCTGTCCGCGTTACTCGGTGACCTGGAAAAGATGGATGGGTGTGTGACTATGAAG GGCACAGCAGCTTACGTCCCCCAGCAAGCTTGGATACAGAATGCTTCAGTGGAAGATAATATTCTCTTTGGGAAGGAGATGGATGAAACATGGTTTAATAGAGTGGTTGATGCTTGTGCATTGCAACCTGATTTGGAGAGCTTCCCTGCAGGGCAGAAGAGTGAAATAGGAGAGAAG GGAATAAATATATCTGGAGGACAAAAACAAAGAGTAAGCCTCGCTCGTGCTGTGTACCAAAGATCTTCCATTTACCTACTAGATGATCCCCTCTCTGCCGTTGATGCCCACGTTGGACAGCACATTTTTGAACACGTTCTTGGACCCAATGGTTTACTGAAGGATAAG ACTCGTGTTCTTGTGACTCACATGATCAGCATTTTGCACCAAGTGGACAACATTGTTGTGTTGGTGGATGGAATGATCGCAGAAATTGGTTCCTACCAAGAACTTTCGCAGAGAAACGGGGCTTTTGCAGAGTTTCTTCAGTCTCACAatactgcagaagagaaggtgTGCTCTGGTTTTCCAG CTACAGGGGGCATCAGAGACACCGTCACCTCCAGAAAGAATCCGTCAGGAGACAAGCTATTTAG TGACAATTCAGTCAAATCTCCTGCTATGGGAAGGGAGACCATTCCTGTAAGTCAAGGCTGTACCACTGCTGAAGTCACTGAAGGAAGATTAACCAGGGGAGAGAAAACTCAGCAGGGCAGG GTTAATACTTCAGTTTATGCAGCCTACCTGAGAGCAACAGGCTTACCACTGTGTGTCTACATCATTTTGTTGTTCACATGTCAGCAAGGTGTATCATTTTTTCGAGGTTATTGGCTCAGCGTGTGGACAGAAGACCCTGTACACAATGGTACACAACAACATACAGAGCTAAGAGTTGGAGTCTTTGGTGCACTAGGAGTCATTCAAG cTGTTGTCAGATTCGTGtccacagcagcagtgtttcTAGGCGGCGTGTCAGCGTCACACAAGCTGTTTCTGCAGTTGCTGAGGAATGTTGCTAGATCCCCAACAGTCTTCTTTGAGGAGACACCCATTGGAAACTTGCTGAACCGCTTCTCCAAAGAGATGGATGCCATTGATTCTATCATCCCTGACAAGCTGAAGTCTTTGCTGGGATTCTTGTTCAACTTGCTTGAGATCTACCTTGTGATTATAGTGGCTACACCAAAGGCAGCAATAGCCATAGTGCCCTTGACTGCTTTTTACGCTGTATTCCAG CATTTCTATGTCACCACCTCCTGCCAGCTGAGACGCATGGAGGCTGCCAGCAGATCGCCAATCTACTCCCACATTTCAGAAACCTTCCATGGGAGCAGTGTGATCCGTGCCTACAAGGACCAGGAGAGGTTTATTATGAAAAGCAACAGCCTAGTGGATGAGAATCTGAGAATATGCTTCCCTGGAGCAGTTGCTGACAG GTGGCTTGCAGCAAACCTGGAGTTCCTAGGCAATGGCGTTGTACTGTTTGCAGCACTTTTTGCAGCAATTGGCAGAACACATCTTAGCCCAGGAACTGCAGGCTTCTCCATTTCGTATGCTCTTCAG ATAACTGGCGTTCTGAACTGGATGGTGCGCTCCTGGACGGAAATTGAGAACAACATTGTCTCTGTGGAGAGAGTGAGCGAATACTCCCGGACTCCTAAAGAG GCACCCTGGACTCTAAACAACAAACTTCAAGGTCAAGTTTGGCTTACTGAAGGAAGAATTGAATTTAGAAACTACAGTTTACGATACAGGCCAAATCTGGAGTTAGCTCTGAAGCACATCAATCTAACCAtcaatggaaaagagaag ATTGGCATAACTGGAAGAACAGGAGCTGGAAAGTCTACTCTTGCTGCAGGATTGCTGCGATTAGTGGAAGCTGCAGAAGGAGCAATCCTAATTGATGGACAAGATATTGCTCAACTAGGTCTCCACGACCTTAGAATGAAGATAACTGTCATCCCGCAG GatccagttttgttttctggcacTTTAAGAATGAATCTTGACCCATTAAACCAGTACACTGATGCAGACATCTGGACAGCTTTGGAACTGACTCAGCTCAAGAACTTTGTTGCAGATTTGCCAGAGCAGTTGGAATATAAGTGCACTGACCAAGGGGAAAACCTAAG CACTGGTCAGAAGCAGCTGGTTTGTCTGGCCAGAGCACTTCTTCAGAAAGCCAAAGTCCTCATTCTGGATGAGGCCACAGCAGCAATAGATATAGAAACTGACCTTCAGATTCAGTCTGCCCTGAGAACTCGATTCAAAGAGAACACAGTGTTAACAATAGCTCACCGGATAAACACCATCATGGACTGTGACCG GATTTTAGTCTTGGATAATGGTCAGATAGCTGAATTTGATACTCCGAAACAATTAATAGCTCAGAAGGGACTATTCTACAAGCTAATGGAAGAATCAGGTCTTGCTTGA